Proteins co-encoded in one Rhodococcus sp. PAMC28707 genomic window:
- the ureG gene encoding urease accessory protein UreG, translating into MTRQNRPTAPGRALRLGIAGPVGTGKSTLIATICRALADELEIAVVTNDIYTDEDARLLRSAGVLPVERIHAVETGACPHTAIRDDITPNLLAVEDLEAEFAPLDLVIVESGGDNLTATFSPALVDAQIFCLDVAGGGDVARKGGPGIERADLLLVNKVDLAPYVRVDVEQMVADAKEARDGLPVLALSWDDSDAIARLAQWVRQILDDHRNGRHVPRDPGPMAPHSHSDGTQHSHT; encoded by the coding sequence CTGACAAGACAGAACAGACCAACGGCGCCGGGGCGTGCTTTGCGCCTCGGCATCGCGGGCCCCGTCGGCACCGGCAAGAGCACGTTGATCGCCACCATCTGCCGTGCACTCGCCGACGAACTGGAAATCGCCGTCGTCACCAACGATATCTACACCGACGAGGACGCCCGGCTGCTCCGCTCGGCGGGAGTGCTTCCCGTCGAACGCATCCACGCCGTCGAGACCGGAGCATGTCCGCACACTGCGATCCGCGACGACATCACCCCCAACCTCCTTGCGGTCGAGGACCTCGAAGCCGAGTTCGCACCACTCGATCTGGTGATCGTCGAGAGTGGCGGTGACAACCTCACCGCGACGTTCAGCCCCGCTCTCGTGGACGCGCAGATCTTCTGCCTCGACGTCGCAGGAGGTGGCGATGTGGCCCGTAAGGGTGGCCCCGGCATCGAACGCGCAGACCTACTCCTCGTGAACAAAGTGGACCTCGCTCCGTACGTGCGCGTCGACGTCGAGCAGATGGTGGCCGACGCCAAGGAGGCTCGGGACGGGCTTCCAGTGTTGGCGTTGAGCTGGGACGACTCCGACGCGATCGCCAGACTCGCGCAATGGGTACGTCAGATCCTCGACGATCACAGGAACGGCCGTCACGTGCCCCGGGATCCGGGTCCGATGGCCCCGCACAGTCACTCCGACGGCACGCAGCACAGTCATACGTGA
- a CDS encoding metalloregulator ArsR/SmtB family transcription factor, which produces MCREGVDLLTHISVLSRFGHALSNETRTQVLLALKTEPRYPELADSLSVTRQKLSNHLACLRGCGLVVAVPDGRRTRYKLADTNRGRALEDLLAVVLAVDPTCCSNSAVDGCC; this is translated from the coding sequence ATGTGCCGTGAAGGCGTGGACCTACTGACCCATATCTCGGTGCTGTCCCGCTTCGGACATGCCCTCTCCAACGAGACACGCACCCAGGTGTTGCTCGCACTCAAGACCGAGCCGCGATATCCGGAGCTCGCCGATTCCCTGAGCGTGACCCGCCAGAAGCTGTCCAACCACCTCGCCTGCCTTCGTGGATGCGGTCTGGTGGTGGCAGTTCCCGACGGCCGAAGGACTCGATACAAGTTGGCGGACACCAACCGCGGTCGTGCACTCGAAGACCTGCTCGCCGTTGTACTCGCCGTGGATCCGACATGTTGTTCCAACTCCGCAGTCGACGGATGCTGCTGA
- the ehuB gene encoding ectoine/hydroxyectoine ABC transporter substrate-binding protein EhuB encodes MARTVRHDISNRRLVATLAGVSLAAASLVGCTSTDSTSSEDRLQSLQDKGTITVGFAGEAPYSFEENGQLTGATVALHREIFGKLGIDNVEGVNADFGALIPGLQANRFDVVSAGMSILPQRCEQAAFGDPEFNYTTALMVPAGNPAKLTDMQSVKDSGLKLSTMTGAVESDYAAALDIPSTQVATPQDGMDAVTSGRADVFALTAISLNWMKANNPDAPVDVTESFVAVIDGKPQVGAGATVFRTNDTELLAAYNEELAKITSDPDKYLSIVGEYGFTAEELPDPSLTTAKLCEADS; translated from the coding sequence ATGGCACGAACAGTGCGTCACGACATTTCGAACAGAAGGCTCGTCGCAACGCTTGCCGGGGTCTCACTGGCCGCCGCCTCGCTCGTCGGCTGCACGTCGACCGACTCCACCAGCAGCGAGGATCGACTTCAGTCCCTGCAGGACAAGGGAACGATCACAGTCGGATTCGCGGGTGAAGCCCCGTACAGCTTCGAAGAGAACGGTCAGCTGACCGGTGCAACCGTCGCTCTGCACCGCGAGATCTTCGGCAAGCTCGGTATCGACAACGTCGAAGGCGTCAATGCCGACTTCGGTGCACTCATTCCAGGCTTGCAGGCCAACAGATTCGATGTGGTCAGCGCCGGAATGTCGATTCTCCCCCAGCGCTGTGAGCAGGCAGCATTCGGCGATCCCGAGTTCAATTACACGACGGCACTGATGGTCCCTGCCGGAAACCCGGCCAAGCTGACGGACATGCAGTCGGTCAAGGACAGTGGCCTGAAGCTGTCGACGATGACCGGTGCAGTGGAGTCCGATTACGCGGCGGCTCTCGATATCCCGTCCACTCAGGTCGCCACCCCGCAGGACGGGATGGATGCGGTGACTTCCGGTCGCGCAGATGTCTTCGCACTCACCGCGATCTCACTGAACTGGATGAAGGCGAACAATCCAGACGCTCCCGTCGACGTCACCGAGTCCTTCGTTGCCGTCATCGATGGCAAGCCTCAGGTCGGCGCGGGTGCAACCGTGTTCCGCACCAATGACACCGAACTGCTCGCCGCTTACAACGAAGAACTTGCGAAGATCACCTCCGATCCCGACAAGTACCTCTCCATCGTCGGCGAGTACGGATTCACGGCGGAAGAATTGCCCGACCCGTCGCTGACCACCGCGAAACTCTGCGAGGCGGACTCCTGA
- a CDS encoding urease subunit alpha: MSWIDRLKYVQLYGPTTGDQIRLADTDLWIEVAEDRTVGGDEATFGGGKTIRESMGQGHSMRSEGALDVVITNAVVLDHWGIVRADVGIRDGRIVAVAKAGNSDIMDGIRPDMQIGPATDVISGEGKILTAGAVDTHVHFLSEIEMREALATGTTTVIGGGTGPTEGSKATTVTGGVWALTMMHRALDHIPLNVILFGKGSTVSHGALREDALAGAGGYKIHEDWGATPAAIDASLRAADEFGLQVALHADSLNETGYVQSTLDAIAGRGIHAFHSEGAGGGHAPDIITVVSEPNVIPASTNPTLPYTVNTVDEHLDMLMVVHHLNPKVPEDLAFAESRIRASTMAAEDILQDMGAMSITSSDAQAMGRIGEVICRTWQVAHVMKSRRGALGSSEPADNERARRYVAKYTICPAVAHGIDHEIGSVESGKMADLVLWDPAFFGIRPWAVIKSGAIVAAPLGDPNGAVPNPQPVLTRPTLPAQAASAAHLATTFVSQAALDDGLADRLGLTRKLAAVRPTRDIGKASMPNNTTLPKLDIDPETFAISIDGELVRPKPVDVVPLAQRYTMF, translated from the coding sequence ATGAGTTGGATCGATCGCCTCAAGTACGTCCAGCTGTACGGCCCGACGACGGGTGACCAGATCCGGTTGGCCGACACCGACCTGTGGATCGAGGTTGCCGAGGATCGCACCGTCGGAGGCGACGAAGCTACGTTCGGCGGAGGCAAGACCATCCGCGAATCCATGGGCCAAGGCCATTCGATGCGTTCCGAGGGCGCGCTCGATGTTGTGATCACCAACGCGGTCGTTCTCGATCACTGGGGCATCGTCCGCGCCGACGTCGGAATCCGTGACGGTCGAATCGTGGCGGTCGCCAAGGCCGGCAACTCCGACATCATGGACGGAATTCGTCCCGACATGCAGATCGGGCCTGCTACCGATGTCATCTCAGGCGAAGGCAAAATACTCACCGCGGGTGCCGTCGACACTCATGTGCACTTTCTCAGTGAAATCGAGATGCGTGAGGCGCTGGCGACCGGAACGACAACGGTGATCGGCGGTGGCACCGGGCCCACCGAAGGATCGAAGGCAACCACGGTCACCGGCGGGGTATGGGCGCTCACGATGATGCACCGTGCACTCGACCACATCCCGCTCAACGTCATCCTCTTCGGCAAGGGCAGCACTGTGTCGCACGGAGCATTGCGTGAAGACGCACTGGCAGGCGCCGGCGGATACAAGATCCACGAGGATTGGGGCGCAACTCCGGCCGCCATCGACGCATCACTGCGCGCCGCCGACGAATTCGGTCTCCAGGTTGCACTCCACGCCGACAGTCTCAACGAGACCGGCTATGTCCAAAGCACTCTCGACGCTATCGCCGGACGTGGCATCCACGCATTTCATTCCGAGGGCGCGGGCGGTGGCCACGCCCCCGACATCATCACTGTGGTCAGTGAGCCGAATGTGATTCCCGCGTCGACCAACCCGACGCTCCCGTACACCGTCAATACCGTCGACGAGCATCTCGACATGTTGATGGTCGTTCACCACCTCAATCCGAAGGTGCCCGAGGATCTGGCATTCGCGGAGTCTCGGATCAGAGCCTCGACAATGGCTGCAGAAGACATTTTGCAGGACATGGGTGCGATGTCGATCACCTCGTCCGACGCGCAGGCGATGGGTCGGATCGGCGAAGTAATCTGCCGTACTTGGCAAGTGGCGCACGTGATGAAGAGCCGCCGCGGTGCACTGGGCTCCTCTGAACCCGCCGACAACGAGCGGGCACGCCGCTATGTAGCGAAGTACACCATCTGCCCCGCCGTCGCGCACGGTATCGATCACGAGATCGGATCGGTGGAGAGCGGCAAGATGGCGGATCTCGTGCTGTGGGATCCGGCCTTCTTCGGGATCCGGCCATGGGCGGTCATAAAATCCGGGGCGATCGTCGCAGCGCCGCTCGGCGACCCGAACGGTGCCGTGCCGAATCCGCAGCCGGTCCTGACCCGCCCGACGCTGCCCGCTCAGGCCGCCTCCGCGGCGCACCTGGCAACAACGTTCGTCTCGCAGGCGGCACTCGACGACGGACTGGCCGACCGACTCGGATTGACCCGAAAGTTGGCCGCTGTGCGTCCGACTCGCGATATCGGCAAAGCGTCCATGCCGAACAACACGACGCTGCCGAAACTTGACATCGACCCAGAAACTTTCGCGATCTCCATCGACGGTGAACTGGTTCGACCGAAGCCGGTGGACGTAGTGCCACTCGCGCAGCGTTACACGATGTTCTAG
- a CDS encoding cation transporter, whose protein sequence is MLGRRIRYFVAATITYNVIEAAVALIEGARVSSTALIGFGLDSIIEVSSAAAVAWQCSATNPESREKITLRIIAFSFFALAVYVAMNAMRALFGSEVATHSKVGITLAAVSVAVMPVLSWAQRRAGRELGSATAVADAKQTLLCTYLSAVVLVGLLLNSFFGWSWADPIAALVVAGLAVKEGLGAWKGDTCCATPISGRLTLTGKETTAATDSFRAQMLDSRNVYEWQQF, encoded by the coding sequence GTGCTGGGCCGTCGAATCCGATATTTCGTCGCTGCCACGATCACCTACAACGTGATCGAAGCCGCGGTCGCCCTCATCGAGGGCGCACGAGTGTCCTCCACCGCGTTGATCGGTTTCGGCTTGGACTCGATCATCGAGGTCTCGTCCGCCGCAGCAGTGGCATGGCAATGCTCGGCCACGAACCCGGAGTCCCGGGAGAAGATCACGCTCCGCATCATCGCCTTCTCGTTCTTCGCACTCGCTGTCTATGTGGCGATGAATGCGATGCGGGCACTGTTCGGATCGGAAGTGGCGACGCACTCGAAGGTCGGTATCACTCTGGCCGCCGTGAGTGTGGCCGTCATGCCCGTGCTGTCCTGGGCACAGCGTCGGGCCGGCCGGGAGTTGGGATCGGCAACTGCAGTCGCCGATGCCAAACAGACTCTCCTGTGCACGTACCTCTCGGCCGTGGTGCTCGTCGGGCTGCTTCTCAACAGTTTTTTCGGCTGGTCTTGGGCCGACCCCATTGCAGCCTTAGTCGTCGCAGGTCTCGCCGTCAAGGAAGGCCTCGGCGCGTGGAAGGGCGATACCTGCTGCGCAACACCTATATCTGGCCGACTCACCCTGACGGGAAAGGAAACGACTGCTGCGACTGACTCATTTCGTGCTCAGATGCTCGACAGCCGAAATGTCTATGAGTGGCAGCAATTCTGA
- the ehuC gene encoding ectoine/hydroxyectoine ABC transporter permease subunit EhuC, producing MKDNIETFLDSWPRIQEGITTTVFLTLGGAALAFVLALILGLAGGSRLKSVRAPARVIVEFFRGTSLLVQLFWLFYVLPLFGYQLDATFCAILALGLNYGAYGAEVVRGSIAAVPAPQWEAALALNFSSAQRLRRVVFPQAWVQMLPPLTNLLIQLLKGSALASFVLLQDLTYQIEQLRRGTGDTLFAFGIGLVLYFIIAYILTLLMNVLEVRAKGKLGTGPSLREVLSLRPENINENVGVGR from the coding sequence GTGAAAGACAACATCGAGACCTTCCTGGATTCGTGGCCACGAATCCAGGAAGGCATCACCACCACCGTTTTCCTGACGCTCGGCGGGGCGGCATTGGCCTTCGTTCTTGCCTTGATTCTCGGACTTGCCGGAGGCAGTCGACTCAAGTCGGTTCGAGCTCCCGCACGTGTGATCGTCGAATTCTTTCGCGGCACATCGCTTCTGGTCCAGTTGTTCTGGCTCTTCTACGTATTGCCACTGTTCGGCTACCAGCTGGATGCGACATTCTGTGCGATCCTGGCACTCGGTCTGAACTACGGCGCCTACGGCGCGGAAGTCGTCCGGGGTTCGATCGCAGCCGTTCCGGCACCGCAGTGGGAAGCCGCGCTCGCCCTCAACTTCTCCTCGGCCCAACGGCTTCGCAGAGTTGTCTTCCCACAGGCGTGGGTACAGATGCTCCCGCCGCTGACCAACCTTCTGATTCAACTGCTCAAAGGCAGTGCTCTCGCGAGTTTCGTTCTCCTCCAAGATCTCACGTACCAGATCGAACAACTCAGACGAGGCACCGGCGACACCCTTTTTGCGTTCGGAATCGGGCTCGTTCTGTACTTCATCATCGCCTACATCCTGACCTTGCTGATGAACGTTCTCGAAGTGCGTGCGAAGGGAAAGCTCGGCACCGGACCTTCGCTGCGTGAAGTGCTGAGCCTGAGGCCGGAGAACATCAACGAGAATGTGGGGGTGGGCCGATGA
- a CDS encoding NADP-dependent isocitrate dehydrogenase — MTAKQPTIIYTLTDEAPMLATHAFLPVVRAFASAADIDVASSDISVANRILAEFPDYLSEDQKVPDNLAELGRLTQLPDTNIIKLPNISASVPQLIAAVKELQDKGFAIPDFPGNPKTDEEKIIRDRYTKCLGSAVNPVLREGNSDRRAPKAVKEYARKHPHSMTEWSMASRTHVAHMRSGDFYHGEKSTVVDGDREVKMELLTADGESIVLKPKVSLKDGDVIDSMFMSKKALLDFYEEQMQDAYETGVMLSLHVKATMMRVSHPIVFGHAVRVFYKDAFAKHGDLFEELGVNVNNGLSDLYSKIETLPASTRDEIIEDLHKCHEHRPELAMVDSARGISNFHSPSDVIVDASMPAMIRAGGKMWGADGRPKDTKAVNPESTFARIYQEMVNFCKTNGAFDPTTMGTVPNVGLMAQQAEEYGSHDKTFEAPKAGIANITDIATGEVLLTQTVEEGDIWRLCIVKDAPIQDWVALAVRRARESGMPVVFWLDPYRPHENELIAKVRTYLKDHDTEGLDIQIMSQVRAIRYTMERLVRGLDTISATGNILRDYLTDLFPILELGTSAKMLSIVPLMAGGGLYETGAGGSAPKHVKQLLEENHLRWDSLGEYLALAVSLEDLGSKTGGKATVLGKALDAATGKLLENSKGPSRKTGELDNRGSQFYLALYWAQELAEQTEDAELAKHFAGLAKALADNEETIVKELNDAQGKAVEIGGYYYPDPEATAAVMRPSKTFNDALAAAQQ, encoded by the coding sequence ATGACTGCGAAACAGCCGACCATCATATACACCCTGACCGACGAGGCGCCGATGCTTGCGACGCATGCGTTTCTGCCGGTCGTGCGTGCGTTTGCCAGTGCGGCCGACATCGACGTTGCATCGAGCGATATCTCCGTGGCCAACCGCATCCTTGCCGAGTTCCCCGATTACCTCTCCGAGGATCAGAAGGTGCCGGACAACCTGGCCGAACTGGGTCGCCTGACGCAACTGCCCGACACCAACATCATCAAGCTGCCGAATATCAGCGCTTCGGTGCCGCAGCTTATCGCGGCCGTGAAAGAGCTTCAGGACAAGGGTTTCGCGATCCCGGACTTCCCGGGAAATCCGAAAACCGACGAAGAGAAGATCATTCGTGATCGCTACACGAAGTGCCTCGGCAGTGCGGTCAACCCCGTTCTCCGCGAGGGTAACTCCGATCGCCGCGCGCCGAAGGCCGTGAAGGAGTATGCCCGCAAGCACCCGCACAGCATGACCGAATGGTCGATGGCATCGCGCACCCACGTGGCGCACATGCGCAGCGGTGATTTCTATCATGGCGAAAAGTCCACGGTCGTCGACGGCGATCGTGAAGTGAAGATGGAACTGCTGACCGCTGACGGCGAGTCGATCGTCCTGAAGCCGAAGGTGTCGCTCAAGGACGGCGACGTGATCGACTCCATGTTCATGAGCAAGAAGGCCTTGCTCGACTTCTACGAAGAGCAGATGCAGGACGCCTACGAGACCGGCGTCATGCTTTCGCTGCATGTGAAGGCCACCATGATGCGGGTCTCGCACCCCATCGTGTTCGGGCATGCTGTCCGTGTCTTCTACAAAGACGCATTCGCCAAGCACGGAGACCTCTTCGAAGAGCTCGGTGTCAACGTAAACAACGGCCTGTCCGATCTGTACAGCAAGATCGAGACGCTTCCCGCCTCCACGCGTGACGAGATCATCGAGGATCTGCACAAGTGTCATGAGCATCGGCCGGAACTGGCCATGGTGGATTCGGCACGCGGAATCTCGAACTTCCACTCTCCCAGTGACGTCATCGTCGACGCATCGATGCCCGCGATGATCCGGGCCGGTGGCAAGATGTGGGGCGCCGATGGTCGTCCCAAGGACACCAAGGCCGTCAACCCCGAGTCCACGTTCGCGCGCATCTACCAGGAGATGGTGAACTTTTGTAAGACGAACGGCGCATTCGATCCGACGACGATGGGCACCGTCCCCAACGTCGGACTGATGGCGCAGCAGGCCGAGGAATACGGCTCACACGACAAGACTTTCGAGGCACCGAAGGCCGGCATCGCCAACATCACCGATATTGCCACCGGCGAGGTGCTGCTGACCCAGACGGTGGAAGAGGGCGACATCTGGCGCCTGTGCATCGTCAAGGATGCACCGATCCAGGACTGGGTGGCGCTGGCTGTGCGCCGCGCCCGCGAATCGGGAATGCCGGTGGTCTTCTGGCTCGATCCGTACCGCCCGCACGAGAACGAACTGATCGCCAAGGTGCGCACGTACCTGAAGGACCATGACACCGAGGGTCTGGACATCCAGATCATGTCGCAGGTTCGTGCGATCCGCTACACGATGGAGCGTCTGGTCCGCGGGCTCGACACCATCTCCGCGACGGGCAACATTCTGCGTGACTACCTCACCGACCTGTTCCCGATCCTCGAATTGGGCACCAGCGCAAAGATGCTCTCCATCGTTCCGCTGATGGCAGGTGGCGGACTGTACGAAACCGGCGCAGGTGGCTCGGCGCCGAAGCACGTCAAGCAGCTCCTCGAAGAGAATCACCTGCGGTGGGACTCGCTCGGTGAGTACCTGGCCTTGGCCGTCAGCCTGGAAGATCTGGGTAGCAAGACCGGCGGCAAGGCAACTGTTTTGGGCAAGGCCCTGGATGCGGCGACAGGCAAGTTGCTCGAGAACAGCAAGGGGCCCTCGCGCAAGACCGGCGAACTCGACAACCGTGGCAGCCAGTTCTACCTCGCGCTGTACTGGGCGCAGGAGCTCGCCGAGCAGACCGAGGATGCGGAACTGGCGAAGCACTTCGCTGGATTGGCAAAGGCGTTGGCTGACAACGAAGAAACGATCGTCAAGGAATTGAACGACGCGCAGGGCAAGGCCGTCGAGATCGGTGGTTACTACTACCCGGATCCCGAAGCCACCGCTGCCGTCATGCGGCCGAGCAAGACGTTCAACGACGCGTTGGCGGCTGCGCAGCAGTAA
- a CDS encoding urease accessory UreF family protein produces the protein MTGHIGALLLGDARLPTGGHIYSGGLEPALAAGMPPERVPDYIRARCRTVATVEASAAVLAYRAAQSEDPSGLESVHDALLARTTSEPLRNVSGMLGRGLVRMALRLWPDHPAVTALVAIDRAPMRPVALGAVAAVMGIGEAAVARVCFYDDIQTVASATLKLAPIDPVDPVAWLLSLEPLIDTLVDNVLAVETIDDMLAATAPEAEQWSLNHAGKTRRIFIA, from the coding sequence ATGACTGGGCATATAGGGGCGCTCCTCCTGGGCGACGCGCGGCTCCCCACTGGCGGACACATCTATTCGGGCGGTTTGGAGCCGGCTCTAGCGGCGGGCATGCCACCCGAGCGGGTTCCGGACTATATACGAGCGCGTTGCCGGACGGTCGCGACGGTCGAAGCATCGGCTGCTGTATTGGCTTATCGTGCAGCACAATCCGAAGACCCGTCGGGACTCGAATCTGTTCACGATGCTCTTCTCGCCCGGACCACCAGCGAACCGCTGCGCAACGTTTCGGGAATGCTCGGGCGCGGACTGGTCCGGATGGCATTGAGACTGTGGCCCGACCACCCTGCGGTCACTGCACTGGTGGCTATCGACCGCGCACCGATGCGCCCTGTAGCCCTTGGCGCCGTCGCAGCGGTGATGGGTATCGGCGAGGCTGCCGTTGCTCGCGTCTGTTTCTACGACGACATCCAAACTGTTGCCTCGGCAACGCTCAAGCTCGCACCCATCGATCCCGTCGACCCGGTGGCGTGGTTACTTTCTCTCGAACCACTGATCGACACATTGGTCGACAACGTCCTCGCCGTCGAAACCATCGACGACATGCTCGCCGCCACCGCGCCAGAAGCCGAACAGTGGTCGCTGAACCACGCTGGAAAAACAAGGAGAATTTTCATTGCCTGA
- the ehuA gene encoding ectoine/hydroxyectoine ABC transporter ATP-binding protein EhuA, which produces MISFDKVVKQFGSHVVLDHLDFRVARGERVALIGPSGSGKTTILRLLMTIEKVNEGVIWIEDQPLSHQYKGDKLVVASEKHLRSVRTKIGMVFQQFNLFPNMTVLENITEAPIHVLGKSKADAIARARELLETVGLADKENSHPTKLSGGQQQRVAIARALAMDPDILLLDEVTSALDPELVADVLDVLRTIAETTDITMLIVTHEMGFARDVADRVLVFDNGRILEEGTPEDIFTNPKQERTKAFLKAVLSN; this is translated from the coding sequence ATGATCTCGTTCGACAAGGTCGTCAAACAATTCGGCAGTCACGTCGTGTTGGACCACTTGGACTTTCGCGTCGCACGTGGCGAGCGCGTCGCACTGATCGGTCCCAGTGGATCCGGAAAGACCACGATCCTTCGCCTGCTCATGACTATCGAGAAAGTCAACGAAGGCGTGATCTGGATCGAGGATCAACCGCTGAGTCACCAGTACAAAGGTGACAAGCTCGTCGTCGCCTCCGAAAAGCATCTCCGATCCGTGCGCACCAAGATCGGCATGGTGTTCCAGCAATTCAATCTTTTCCCCAACATGACGGTGCTGGAAAACATCACCGAAGCACCGATTCACGTTCTCGGGAAAAGCAAAGCCGACGCGATCGCCCGGGCCCGCGAACTTCTCGAAACAGTGGGCCTCGCGGACAAGGAAAACAGTCATCCCACCAAGCTGTCCGGTGGTCAGCAACAGCGCGTCGCCATCGCCCGTGCACTCGCGATGGATCCTGACATTCTGCTCCTCGACGAGGTGACCTCGGCACTCGATCCCGAGCTGGTCGCCGACGTACTCGACGTGCTGCGCACCATCGCCGAAACAACGGACATCACGATGCTCATCGTGACCCACGAAATGGGCTTCGCACGTGACGTCGCAGATCGGGTGCTCGTCTTCGACAACGGAAGAATCCTCGAAGAAGGCACCCCCGAGGACATCTTCACGAACCCGAAGCAGGAGCGAACAAAGGCATTTCTCAAGGCAGTGCTTTCCAACTGA
- the ehuD gene encoding ectoine/hydroxyectoine ABC transporter permease subunit EhuD: protein MSVEWSWERAWDSLPYLLEGFKITVLATVIGFFVAAVLGLMIAVVRHAAPKFVTVPLRMISEFIRLTPLVVQLLFVYYLLPQFSALQIGIAVLGIHYSTYMAEVYRAGIDAVPPGQWEAARALSLPTTRTWRGVVLPQAIRITIPALGNYAISMFKDTPFLFAITVVEMVTAAQQYGARTFQYLEPITMAGVIFLIASYPTSILIRRLEKRLAY from the coding sequence ATGAGCGTGGAATGGAGTTGGGAACGAGCATGGGACTCGCTCCCCTACCTGCTCGAAGGATTCAAAATCACGGTTCTCGCTACCGTGATCGGCTTTTTCGTGGCGGCAGTCCTCGGGCTGATGATTGCTGTCGTACGTCACGCGGCACCCAAGTTCGTGACGGTGCCGCTACGCATGATCTCGGAATTCATCCGGCTCACGCCTCTGGTGGTGCAACTGCTGTTCGTTTACTATCTGCTGCCGCAATTCTCTGCACTGCAGATCGGTATCGCCGTGCTGGGCATCCACTATTCGACCTACATGGCCGAGGTCTACCGAGCCGGCATCGATGCAGTGCCACCTGGCCAATGGGAAGCGGCGCGTGCGTTGTCGCTGCCGACCACTCGCACGTGGCGCGGCGTGGTACTTCCCCAAGCAATTCGCATCACCATCCCTGCCCTGGGCAATTACGCAATCTCGATGTTCAAGGACACGCCGTTCTTGTTCGCGATCACCGTCGTCGAAATGGTCACAGCGGCTCAGCAATACGGAGCGCGAACCTTCCAGTATTTGGAGCCGATCACGATGGCCGGTGTCATCTTCCTGATCGCGAGCTACCCGACGTCGATCCTCATCAGAAGACTGGAGAAGAGACTTGCCTACTGA
- a CDS encoding urease accessory protein UreD yields MTETVTTKVHVELVRGRARFTEMRSGTFLRAQPLHVDGPVARLALIGSYAMLLAGDDLRLDIHVGPGVWLELVEPSGTVAYHAQGGSASWSASIRVDENAQLVWRSAPFVVTAGANVRRHTRIGLADGARALISETLVLGRTYEDGGGPLRSTMRVDQMDKPLLVEDLDLRDTAHRDLPGVLGSNRTMASVLLVGARPGAAEGVHETRLAGEGALARALAPQAHEAQAAVDLSWDRWSTEYLDPADHRRTSEIIAPQTVSPTHSAHSE; encoded by the coding sequence GTGACCGAAACGGTTACGACGAAGGTCCACGTGGAGTTGGTGCGTGGCCGGGCGCGATTCACCGAAATGCGCTCCGGCACATTCCTTCGCGCGCAACCGTTGCACGTCGACGGACCGGTTGCGCGGCTGGCGCTGATCGGGAGCTACGCGATGCTCCTGGCCGGAGACGACCTCCGACTCGACATCCACGTCGGACCTGGAGTGTGGCTCGAACTGGTCGAACCGTCCGGCACGGTGGCCTATCACGCACAAGGCGGTTCGGCGTCGTGGTCGGCGTCGATTCGGGTCGATGAGAATGCGCAATTGGTATGGCGCTCTGCGCCGTTCGTCGTAACCGCCGGAGCCAACGTAAGAAGGCATACCCGGATCGGACTCGCCGACGGCGCCCGCGCCCTGATCTCGGAAACACTCGTCCTCGGACGCACCTACGAGGACGGAGGCGGGCCCCTACGTTCGACGATGCGGGTTGATCAAATGGACAAGCCCCTGTTGGTCGAGGACCTCGATCTGCGTGACACTGCGCATCGCGACCTGCCAGGGGTGCTCGGTAGCAATCGCACAATGGCGTCAGTGCTACTCGTCGGAGCACGGCCGGGTGCAGCCGAGGGCGTGCACGAGACGCGGCTGGCGGGCGAGGGGGCTCTTGCGCGGGCATTGGCTCCGCAAGCGCACGAAGCTCAGGCCGCAGTCGACCTCTCCTGGGACCGCTGGTCGACGGAGTACCTCGATCCGGCGGACCACCGTCGGACATCGGAAATCATTGCCCCGCAGACCGTTTCGCCGACACACTCGGCTCATTCTGAGTGA